The following coding sequences lie in one Desulfuribacillus stibiiarsenatis genomic window:
- a CDS encoding PD-(D/E)XK nuclease family protein has protein sequence MKGYVEYLHQICDNHPIKEKILLVETYGIGTQIIAGYVDAGYDACHIKVRTVFDLATDLVETYSPTAKEILEQPIAIQLLFTMLKEMKRTNSLQYFTDIEITPAFTHSVHQMLQSLRMAAYTRDNFNSDCFISSKKAYDFYSILLQYEQLLIERNVVDTADILIEALTYAKPHGAIYIIQPNLMLSYLEEQLIERIMGDNSYVLPLAPVYGIPNPIQSKYQNSSDGVPTSLSYLYDLKNSQSCPDPTLFTAQTTELEVKNTFQLMKEKHWKWDECVLFYTNQDPYCNHIYQLAEKADLPVTFGDGIPILYSRPGKLIQGCIRWIKSNYSVAAFIEMLNDGVLAFGDSAPSKARMARLLVTARIGYGHSRYLTQLDRELSRVEEQVQEADEQGFIDHYEKKLEHLLWLHQWFEAVFHKLPSESNQINFKKLLTGISYLLKNFGRTGSALDEVAKTKVLDTIKLILPYTDETVSMYEAFDCIHDCLLTIQVQQSSPKPGHLHVMSYQQGIYNVRNNVFVVGLDNRKFPGHSSQDPLLLDEERARLGHGLRPLQEQGNVRLYSMLQLLAESSGSVTLSYCNFDMGGNRPLYPCHLFLQAYRMKENDDNLTFEQVKKQLDTIKPAHFIEKKDFWFEQLLQAQPSNVNEFLQRVWNNIQEGLVAQQQQRNEFHLTPFDGVVEIDPEEAAEVGVARYLSAGTLETLAKCPYGYFLQEILKVTPKEEIVYDATKWLDPASRGQLLHSIFETFYKELKQNKEKPSCIQHEEMMVNIANAIIEEYREEIPPPSDRVFRMEVEDIHHCCKIFLREEEEYCENYEPEHFEYSFGRKGDEPAVITLPSGKQIKVAGVVDRVDRRSDGRYHIIDYKTGSTYNYSDQKFFRGGRQLQHFIYALAIEHHLNLDPGSVVESSYYFPSVKGLGKRYVREQNDAVRTNGMDILERLLKLIQSGHFVMSDDDNDCKYCLYITVCRREFYHPDTIKGKHSDLTATGLQRFKGVRDHG, from the coding sequence ATGAAAGGGTATGTAGAGTATTTACATCAAATCTGTGATAATCACCCTATTAAAGAGAAGATTTTACTTGTCGAAACGTATGGCATAGGAACACAAATTATTGCTGGATATGTGGATGCAGGGTATGACGCATGTCATATAAAAGTAAGGACGGTATTCGATCTTGCTACGGATTTAGTAGAGACATATTCTCCAACGGCAAAAGAGATATTAGAGCAACCGATTGCGATCCAGCTCCTTTTTACTATGCTTAAAGAGATGAAACGAACAAATTCTTTACAATATTTTACCGATATCGAGATTACTCCAGCCTTTACCCACTCCGTCCATCAGATGCTACAAAGTTTGCGTATGGCTGCCTATACGAGAGATAATTTTAATAGCGACTGCTTCATATCCTCGAAGAAAGCCTATGATTTCTATAGTATTCTATTACAGTATGAACAACTCTTGATTGAACGAAATGTTGTAGATACAGCTGATATTTTAATAGAAGCACTGACTTACGCTAAACCTCATGGAGCTATTTATATAATCCAACCAAACCTAATGTTATCGTATCTAGAAGAACAATTGATAGAAAGAATTATGGGAGACAATTCATATGTTCTACCCCTAGCACCTGTGTATGGAATTCCGAATCCTATACAAAGTAAGTACCAAAACTCTTCCGATGGCGTACCCACCTCACTTAGTTACCTTTACGATTTAAAGAACAGTCAAAGTTGTCCAGACCCTACATTGTTCACGGCCCAAACAACGGAGTTAGAAGTGAAAAACACCTTTCAGTTGATGAAGGAAAAGCATTGGAAATGGGATGAGTGTGTCCTTTTCTACACCAATCAAGATCCATATTGTAACCACATTTATCAGCTTGCTGAAAAGGCAGACCTACCTGTTACGTTTGGAGATGGAATACCGATTCTATACAGTCGACCAGGTAAGCTGATACAAGGTTGTATCCGTTGGATTAAGTCGAACTATAGTGTGGCGGCCTTTATAGAGATGCTAAATGATGGGGTGTTGGCTTTCGGAGACAGTGCACCTTCAAAGGCAAGGATGGCACGGTTGTTAGTGACGGCCAGGATTGGATATGGACATAGCCGATACCTTACACAGCTCGATCGTGAGTTGAGTCGAGTTGAAGAACAGGTGCAAGAGGCGGATGAGCAAGGTTTTATTGACCACTATGAGAAAAAACTTGAGCATCTACTGTGGTTACACCAATGGTTTGAAGCTGTCTTTCATAAACTTCCATCGGAAAGCAATCAAATTAATTTCAAAAAGCTTTTGACGGGGATTTCCTACTTGCTGAAAAACTTCGGCAGAACAGGTTCGGCGCTAGATGAAGTGGCAAAGACGAAAGTCCTCGATACCATAAAACTGATTCTACCGTATACAGATGAAACGGTATCTATGTATGAAGCCTTTGATTGTATTCATGATTGTTTATTGACGATTCAAGTGCAACAATCATCCCCTAAACCTGGGCATCTTCATGTGATGTCCTATCAGCAAGGAATATACAATGTTCGTAACAATGTATTTGTTGTAGGTTTAGATAATCGGAAGTTCCCGGGACACTCGAGCCAAGACCCGCTCCTATTAGATGAGGAACGGGCACGTTTGGGACATGGGTTACGGCCACTACAGGAACAGGGGAACGTTAGGTTATATTCGATGTTGCAATTATTAGCAGAATCGAGCGGGTCAGTAACGCTTAGTTACTGTAATTTTGACATGGGTGGAAACCGACCTTTATACCCTTGTCACTTATTTCTTCAGGCCTATCGTATGAAAGAGAATGATGATAATCTCACATTTGAACAGGTTAAGAAACAACTGGATACCATTAAGCCTGCCCATTTTATAGAAAAGAAGGACTTCTGGTTCGAACAATTACTACAAGCCCAACCTAGTAATGTAAATGAGTTTCTTCAGAGAGTATGGAATAACATCCAGGAAGGTCTAGTGGCACAACAACAACAACGAAATGAGTTCCATTTGACCCCGTTCGATGGTGTAGTTGAGATAGACCCAGAGGAGGCGGCTGAAGTTGGTGTAGCCCGTTACTTATCAGCGGGAACATTAGAAACATTGGCGAAATGTCCCTATGGTTACTTCCTGCAAGAAATATTGAAGGTTACACCGAAAGAGGAGATTGTTTACGATGCGACTAAGTGGTTAGACCCTGCTTCAAGGGGACAGTTACTACATAGTATTTTTGAGACCTTTTATAAAGAGTTAAAGCAAAACAAGGAAAAGCCTTCATGTATTCAACACGAAGAGATGATGGTAAACATTGCAAATGCAATCATAGAAGAATATAGGGAGGAAATTCCACCACCGAGCGATCGAGTATTTCGTATGGAAGTAGAAGATATCCACCATTGCTGTAAGATTTTCTTGCGGGAAGAGGAAGAATACTGTGAGAATTATGAGCCAGAGCATTTTGAGTACTCTTTCGGTAGAAAGGGCGACGAGCCGGCAGTCATAACTCTTCCATCGGGTAAGCAAATTAAGGTGGCGGGAGTTGTAGACCGTGTAGATCGACGTAGTGATGGAAGATATCACATTATCGATTATAAGACGGGAAGTACATATAATTACAGTGACCAAAAGTTTTTCCGTGGTGGCAGGCAGCTCCAGCATTTCATATACGCTCTGGCCATTGAACACCATTTGAATCTCGACCCTGGATCAGTGGTTGAAAGCTCCTATTATTTCCCGAGCGTAAAAGGATTAGGGAAGCGATATGTCAGAGAACAAAATGATGCAGTGCGCACGAATGGTATGGATATTCTAGAAAGGTTATTAAAGTTGATTCAATCGGGACACTTCGTTATGTCAGACGATGATAACGACTGTAAGTACTGCTTGTATATTACAGTGTGTAGAAGGGAGTTCTACCATCCTGATACAATCAAGGGTAAGCACTCGGACCTTACTGCAACGGGTTTACAAAGATTCAAGGGGGTGAGGGACCATGGGTAA
- a CDS encoding UvrD-helicase domain-containing protein: MGKTIVDKAARERIEKEVNTNFLVEAGAGSGKTTSLVQRMVYLIQSGTSTIDEIVAITYTRKAADDLKIRFQETLEKAWAKATNGQERLLLGNALQNMERCFIGTVHSFCARILRERPIEAGLDLNFKELEEEDDQEVLNEAWLTFIHHVQIEKLELLQEIREIGISDTGLFECLQTIKDYPEIRWVTKVVPKPALEGAFKALMQVVQEAKRFIPDTEPDKGYDSLQKSIISAVIKFRHMKQGNDAEIVDIFTIFDKELKPTYVRWNPASKEDVNYYYETISSLMEGTVRPLLQCWKEYCHPKLISFLFEALKEYNRIKKERSLLNFQDLLMYTTKVLRENAEVREYFQNKYKRLLVDEFQDTDPIQAEFMFYLTSENINEKIWTKCKPKPGSLFVVGDPKQAIYRFRRADIDTYNRVKDLIKSHGGDVLQLTMNFRTIDTVTTKLNEVFERLLPEQESAYQAAYRPLHSYHEDVGQLLSGIYQINVSSACTKKEDILHEDAVNIAWCIANYIKQGYQAKDFLVLTRYNEGITTYAQRIEEYRIPVSISGDITIGEMKEFKDLSILLRVFANPLDEVGILAALRGIFFGISDNELYQWKRAGGAFSLYAEHPELLDEKPEEKVKFALTKLCSYQKWVNRMLPSSAMEKIIEDVGFYPLLVNNQLGKRAYKGLMQILEALRAHEGANTTYKQGYELLDKLICEKTVVANIEGEENAVRIMNVHKAKGLEAPIVFLAHPAKMVSPEMGLNRHIRRQGDESEGYIAFFIREQFKNKELAIPPDWEQVKQEELRYLTQEEIRIVYVAATRAEKALIISSCAKDNKNPWASLLQVSEDNAITVPDDIEMECQQGQVVLIYEEYERNVNAINHWLEIGKMKTYDSWTPTENKEIFDPAIVLREAGGGKDWGIIIHQVLEKVVKGIDCTHYIKNIVRKYNLPAEREAEIWNYVQTFKETDVWQELQSAEEIHTEVPFAIKVTPGHPMYEQIQKSDTAGYPITIKGVIDLVYKYNGIWNIVDYKTDRLVNKEDYQLLTDYYQQQLDIYKQAWSQLSGKEQIQKRLLFI, encoded by the coding sequence ATGGGTAAGACTATCGTAGATAAGGCAGCGCGGGAACGTATTGAAAAGGAAGTAAATACGAATTTTTTAGTGGAAGCGGGTGCAGGGTCAGGAAAGACTACAAGTCTCGTGCAACGAATGGTGTATTTGATTCAATCGGGGACAAGTACGATCGATGAAATCGTGGCCATTACATACACTCGAAAAGCTGCCGATGATTTAAAAATCCGTTTCCAAGAGACATTGGAAAAAGCTTGGGCAAAAGCGACCAATGGACAGGAACGACTACTGCTAGGAAATGCACTACAGAACATGGAAAGATGTTTCATAGGGACGGTCCACTCCTTCTGTGCACGAATACTCAGGGAAAGGCCCATTGAAGCAGGGTTAGATTTGAATTTTAAAGAGTTAGAGGAAGAGGATGATCAGGAAGTCCTTAATGAGGCGTGGCTTACATTTATCCATCATGTGCAGATAGAGAAACTGGAACTTTTACAGGAAATTCGTGAAATCGGCATCTCAGATACAGGTTTGTTCGAATGCCTACAAACAATTAAGGATTATCCTGAGATTCGGTGGGTAACGAAGGTAGTTCCTAAGCCTGCGCTAGAGGGTGCATTTAAGGCATTGATGCAGGTAGTTCAGGAGGCAAAGCGCTTTATTCCTGATACTGAGCCAGATAAAGGTTATGATTCATTACAAAAATCAATTATCTCAGCTGTCATAAAGTTCCGTCATATGAAACAGGGCAACGATGCAGAGATAGTAGACATTTTTACAATTTTCGATAAAGAATTAAAGCCGACCTATGTTCGCTGGAATCCTGCAAGTAAGGAAGACGTGAACTATTACTATGAAACAATTTCTAGCCTTATGGAAGGGACAGTTCGTCCGCTCTTGCAATGTTGGAAGGAGTATTGTCATCCGAAACTGATATCCTTTCTTTTTGAAGCATTGAAAGAATACAATCGGATCAAGAAGGAACGATCTCTGCTAAATTTTCAAGACTTGTTGATGTACACGACAAAGGTATTGAGAGAAAATGCCGAGGTAAGAGAATATTTTCAAAATAAATATAAAAGGCTATTAGTCGATGAATTCCAAGATACAGATCCAATTCAAGCGGAGTTTATGTTTTATTTGACGAGCGAAAATATAAACGAAAAGATATGGACAAAGTGCAAGCCAAAGCCTGGATCGCTTTTTGTAGTCGGAGATCCGAAGCAAGCAATTTACCGTTTTCGTCGCGCCGATATTGATACATACAATCGAGTCAAAGATCTCATTAAAAGTCACGGCGGCGATGTTTTGCAGCTTACCATGAATTTTCGGACCATTGACACCGTAACGACCAAGTTGAACGAAGTATTTGAAAGGCTGCTTCCCGAGCAGGAGAGTGCTTATCAGGCAGCGTATAGGCCATTGCATTCGTACCACGAGGATGTAGGACAACTGCTCTCGGGCATCTATCAGATTAATGTATCGTCAGCGTGTACTAAAAAAGAAGATATACTACACGAAGATGCAGTTAATATTGCATGGTGTATAGCAAATTATATAAAGCAGGGCTATCAAGCTAAAGATTTCTTGGTACTCACACGTTACAATGAAGGCATTACCACCTATGCACAAAGGATAGAAGAGTATCGAATCCCTGTCAGTATTAGTGGAGATATTACGATAGGTGAAATGAAGGAGTTTAAGGATTTGTCTATACTGTTGCGCGTTTTCGCTAATCCTCTTGATGAAGTGGGGATTTTGGCAGCGTTACGGGGAATCTTCTTTGGCATCAGTGACAATGAATTGTATCAGTGGAAACGGGCTGGTGGGGCATTCTCGCTATATGCTGAGCATCCAGAGTTACTAGATGAAAAACCCGAAGAAAAAGTTAAATTTGCTTTAACAAAGTTATGTAGTTATCAGAAATGGGTAAATCGAATGTTACCTTCTTCTGCTATGGAGAAAATCATCGAAGATGTCGGGTTTTATCCGTTGCTCGTAAATAACCAATTAGGGAAGCGTGCATATAAGGGACTTATGCAAATTCTTGAGGCCCTAAGAGCACATGAGGGAGCGAATACAACCTATAAGCAAGGATACGAGTTATTAGATAAACTGATTTGCGAAAAAACCGTAGTCGCCAACATAGAAGGGGAAGAAAATGCAGTCCGAATTATGAATGTCCACAAGGCCAAGGGGTTAGAGGCACCGATTGTCTTTCTAGCGCATCCGGCCAAAATGGTCAGTCCAGAAATGGGCCTTAATCGGCATATACGACGACAAGGAGATGAATCTGAAGGGTACATTGCCTTTTTTATAAGGGAACAATTTAAAAATAAGGAACTTGCTATACCGCCAGATTGGGAGCAAGTAAAACAAGAGGAGCTTCGATACCTTACGCAAGAAGAGATTCGGATTGTATATGTAGCAGCCACACGGGCTGAAAAGGCTCTTATTATAAGCTCTTGTGCCAAGGATAACAAAAACCCGTGGGCATCATTGTTGCAAGTATCGGAAGACAATGCAATTACAGTTCCAGACGACATAGAAATGGAATGCCAACAAGGGCAAGTAGTACTAATCTATGAAGAATACGAGCGAAACGTAAATGCGATTAATCACTGGTTAGAAATTGGCAAAATGAAGACTTACGACTCATGGACTCCTACAGAAAATAAAGAAATATTTGATCCGGCAATTGTACTAAGAGAAGCCGGTGGCGGTAAGGATTGGGGAATCATCATCCATCAAGTTTTGGAGAAAGTTGTTAAAGGGATAGATTGTACCCACTACATTAAAAACATAGTAAGAAAATACAATCTCCCAGCAGAGCGTGAAGCCGAGATCTGGAACTATGTCCAGACGTTTAAGGAAACTGATGTGTGGCAGGAACTTCAATCGGCGGAGGAAATCCATACGGAAGTACCATTTGCAATCAAAGTTACACCAGGGCATCCAATGTATGAACAGATACAGAAGTCAGACACTGCGGGGTATCCTATCACAATAAAAGGCGTCATTGATTTAGTATATAAGTATAATGGGATTTGGAACATTGTCGACTACAAGACAGACCGTCTTGTGAATAAGGAAGACTATCAACTGTTAACTGACTACTACCAACAGCAGCTAGACATTTATAAGCAGGCATGGAGCCAGTTATCAGGGAAAGAGCAGATTCAGAAAAGGCTTTTATTTATATGA